The Oreochromis niloticus isolate F11D_XX linkage group LG15, O_niloticus_UMD_NMBU, whole genome shotgun sequence genome includes a region encoding these proteins:
- the taf1b gene encoding TATA box-binding protein-associated factor RNA polymerase I subunit B isoform X2, with product MDDEHTAEYTVPCAQCSAVDWGISDEGRFYCRSCHNVIERTREVVDLSFLKLSSRVSTIRGPRKKQAERGHVWMVCEGFQFILKNQADALLALGVSPQFKDDVLCPLWRCYLQKSRQAYTHDPVRSCKFRVRAVGSDSESASEAISCTDGESNPASTAGSNTENSGFWSGSSDTLTYLSARKKRSQSLLSMKKTLALIYLALVWSREALTLSDLLRLVNEGHIPYLNAYEQLPEEMKVTGKDSLIFIVETVPSHHAVHKEAETIIQFLQLPAFPPVSRQTLLHPALLSLRYLSDVNLPDELHPWVCRLLEHTGMMDQTLHTFDPHNHPTLPRYDLQAAALIIVTLKLFFCLDDMTEWHLSNDLGRPKDSGKVFNLRRWYKVMEAALIQAQERRDQNVSRKQWKSKKQIYPNKKEKCSMIKKQRIAEQVQLCFEKLTSCPSGLQDVGPSSFIFCWGDEEKSDGPSLHHMKLDEVVTHRCDFLTPLNDMYWHPALRRCLCYNSHYKEVEATLPRSFIWLLQLFAFMFDVKPFCLYEEVLSVERRIFDTRLYRGKSKADAGASAEAAGASPEAQASLNTRTSPRMTRTSPRTAEVSLGNQASRRKRQRSRS from the exons ATGGATGACGAACATACG GCCGAGTACACGGTGCCCTGTGCCCAGTGTTCTGCGGTGGACTGGGGCATTTCGGACGAGGGTCGCTTCTACTGCAGGTCCTGCCACAACGTGATCGAG AGGACCCGGGAGGTGGTGGACCTGTCCTTCTTAAAGTTGTCCAGCAGGGTGTCAACCATCAGAGGACCCCGCAAGAAGCAGGCCG AGCGTGGTCACGTGTGGATGGTCTGCGAGGGTTTCCAGTTCATCCTGAAGAACCAGGCCGATGCTCTGCTCGCGCTCGGAGTCAGTCCTCAATTTAAG GACGACGTGCTGTGTCCTCTGTGGAGGTGTTACCTGCAGAAAAGTCGCCAGGCCTATACCCACGACCCTGTGAGGAGCTGCAAGTTCAGAGTG AGAGCCGTGGGTTCGGACTCGGAGAGCGCCAGCGAGGCAATCAGCTGCACAGACGGCGAGTCGAACCCAGCAAGCACAGCGGGCTCAAACACAG AGAACTCCGGTTTTTGGTCCGGCTCCTCGGACACCCTCACCTACCTGTCGGCCAGGAAGAAGCGGAGCCAGAGTCTGCTGAGCATGAAGAAGACACTGGCGCTGATCTACCTGGCTCTGGTATGGAGCCGTGAGGCGCTGACGCTCAGCGACCTGCTCAG GCTTGTGAATGAGGGTCACATCCCGTACTTGAACGCCTATGAGCAGCTTCCCGAGGAGATGAAAGTCACAGGGAAGGACTCCCTCATCTTCATAGTCGAG ACAGTCCCGTCTCATCACGCCGTTCATAAGGAGGCCGAGACTATCATTCAGTTCCTGCAGCTTCCTGCTTTTCCTCCAGTCAGTCGGCAGACCCTGCTGCACCCGGCGCTGCTCAGCCTCAGATACCTGTCCGACGTCAACCTGCCCG ATGAGCTCCACCCCTGGGTCTGCAGGCTGTTGGAGCACACCGGTATGATGGATCAAACGCTCCACACATTTGACCCGCACAATCACCCCACCCTGCCGCGGTATGACCTGCAAGCCGCTGCCCTCATCATCGTCACTCTGAAGCTGTTCTTTTGCCTGGATGACATGACCGAGTG GCATCTGTCCAATGACCTTGGACGACCGAAGGACTCAG GTAAGGTGTTTAACCTGAGGAGGTGGTACAAAGTGATGGAGGCCGCTCTGATTCAAGCTCAAGAGAGGAGAGACCAGAATGTCTCCAG GAAGCAGTGGAAGTCAAAGAAACAAATTTACCCGAACAAGAAGGAAAAGTGTTcgatgattaaaaaacaaa GAATCGCAGAGCAGGTCCAGCTGTGTTTCGAGAAGCTGACTTCCTGTCCGTCGGGGCTCCAGGACGTAGGACCATCGAGCTTCATATTCTGTTGGGGGGACGAGGAGAAATCGGACGGTCCCAGTCTGCACCACATGAAGCTGGACGAGGTCGTGACCCATAGATGCGACTTCCTGACTCCGCTGAACGACATGTACTGGCACCCAGCGCTCAGACGCTGCTT gtGCTACAACAGTCATTACAAGGAGGTGGAGGCAACGCTGCCACGCTCCTTCATCTGGCTGCTGCAGCTTTTCGCCTTCATGTTCGATGTGAAGCCGTTTTGCCTCTATGAGGAGGTGCTGAGTGTGGAGAGGAGGATCTTTGACACCAGACTGTACAGAGGGAAGAGCAAGGCTGATGCTGGGGCTTCAGCTGAGGCCGCCGGGGCTTCACCCGAGGCCCAGGCTTCACTCAAC ACCCGGACGTCACCAAGGATGACCCGGACGTCACCCAGGACGGCTGAGGTTTCACTCGGGAACCAGGCTTCACGCAGGAAGCGGCAGAGAAGTAGGAGCTGA
- the adam17b gene encoding disintegrin and metalloproteinase domain-containing protein 17 isoform X1 encodes MRLIFAFLAAFTALTEAAVPPDKTEQDFMSLRAMLDDFDVLPLSSLQTHSVRRRDVQSQTHMEKLVSFSALQRHFRLYLRTNDELFTSDFRAVVISEDGQERTYPVNRHNYFTGHVIGEENSRVQAHIEDDEFSAHILTDEAEYNVEPLWRFTSAPSDGRLIIYRSEDIRNISRLQQPSVCGYVTSDPSDLLPDSVRAAVVEEKEEEESAFRVKRHVHDHKKNTCPLLLVADHRFYKHMGREEESTTLNYLIELIDRVDDIYRNTSWGEGFSGYGVQIQQIIIEKDPTPVDPGKTHFNMKGSPVEGRDVWDVKKLLEHFSVDIAGKASNVCLAHLFTYQDFDEGTLGLAYVAPSKADIAGGLCSKASPSTLNEQGMIYLNTGLTSTKNYGKTILTKEADLVTTHELGHNFGAEHDPDKPECAPREDQGGKYVMYPIAVSGDHVNNKMFSDCSKRSIVKRLRLKAPSCFKERNINVCGNSRVEEGEECDPGLLHINSDLCCTRNCRLKAEAQCSDRNSACCRECRFEAKGVVCQEPIDATCKGHSYCTGNSSECPPPENAPDKTACLDSGECLNGECIPFCQAVLKLQPCACNETNASCKVCCRSNGGVCTPYQSISGHFLFLRKGKPCTVGFCDGAGKCMKQVQDVVERLWDFIDKLDINTFGKFLADNIVGSVVAFSLLFWVPFSILVHCVDRKLDRQYEQTTKSLLFPSNAELLSSLDSASVRIFKSPTFSSGPLRFHPSGPEQTGADPAHSPPPLDSPRMATIHEDPSSDSHLDEASLDEAFVRPAGATRRSFEDLTEKTSRSEKAKVFKLQRQHQIDSKETQC; translated from the exons ATGCGGCTGATTTTCGCCTTTTTAGCCGCTTTCACCGCTTTAACGGAGGCCGCCGTCCCCCCGGACAAGACGGAGCAGGACTTCA TGTCTCTCAGAGCGATGCTGGATGACTTTGATGTGCTGCCTCTCTCCAGCCTGCAGACGCACTCCGTCCGCCGCCGTGACGTCCAGTCTCAGACGCACATGGAGAAGCTGGTCAGCTTCAGCGCCCTGCAAAG GCATTTCAGACTCTACCTGAGGACCAACGACGAGCTCTTCACCAGCGACTTCAGAGCCGTGGTCATCAGCGAGGATGGCCAAGAGCGGACCTACCCGGTCAACAGGCACAACTACTTCACCGGACACGTCATCG GGGAGGAGAACTCCCGTGTTCAGGCGCACATCGAAGATGACGAGTTCTCCGCTCACATCCTGACTGATGAGGCCGAGTACAATGTTGAG CCTCTTTGGAGGTTCACGTCGGCGCCCTCTGACGGTCGCCTCATAATCTATCGCTCGGAAGACATCCGCAACATCagccgcctgcagcagccttCGGTCTGCGGCTacgtgacctctgaccccagTGACCTGCTCCCTGACAGCGTGAGAGCAGCTGTggtggaggaaaaggaggaagaaG AGTCGGCGTTCAGAGTGAAGCGTCACGTGCACGACCACAAGAAGAACACGTGTCCTCTGCTGCTGGTGGCCGACCATCGCTTTTACAAACACATGGGCCGTGAGGAGGAGAGCACAACCCTCAACTACCTG ATTGAGCTGATCGACCGTGTCGACGACATCTACAGAAACACGTCGTGGGGCGAGGGGTTCAGCGGGTACGGCGTCCAGATCCAGCAG ATCATCATCGAGAAGGATCCGACTCCTGTGGATCCCGGAAAAACTCACTTCAACATGAAGGGAAGTCCAGTGGAGGGCAGAGACGTTTGGGATGTGAAGAAGCTGCTAGAG CATTTCAGCGTGGACATCGCGGGGAAAGCCTCCAACGTCTGTCTCGCTCATCTCTTCACCTATCAGGACTTCGACGAGGGCACTCTGGGGCTCGCCTACGTCGCCCCGTCTAAAGCCGACATCGCTGGAGGCCTCTGCTCCAAAG CTAGTCCTTCGACCTTGAATGAGCAGGGAATGATCTACCTGAATACCGGCCTCACCAGCACCAAGAACTATGGCAAGACCATCCTGACCAAG GAAGCAGACCTGGTGACAACCCATGAACTTGGCCATAACTTCGGCGCAGAGCACGACCCGGATAAACCGGAGTGCGCCCCCCGAGAGGACCAGGGTGGGAAGTACGTCATGTATCCCATCGCCGTGAGCGGAGACcacgtcaacaacaag ATGTTCTCTGACTGCAGTAAGCGCTCCATCGTGAAGCGTCTCAGGTTGAAGGCGCCGTCCTGCTTTAAAGAGAGGAACATCAATGTGTGCGGGAACTCCCGGGTGGAGGAGGGCGAGGAGTGCGACCCAGGACTGCTGCACATCAACTCAGACCTCTGCTGCACGCGCAACTGCAGGCTGAAGGCCGAAGCTCAGTGCAG TGACAGGAACAGCGCCTGCTGCAGGGAGTGCAGGTTCGAGGCCAAAGGGGTGGTCTGTCAGGAGCCCATCGATGCCACATGTAAAGGACACTCGTACTGCACAG gaaacagcagcgagtgtcctcctccagaaaatgcTCCAGATAAGACAGCGTGTTTGGACAGTGGCGAGTGTTTGAATGGAGAGTGCATCCCCTTCTGTCAGGCCGTCCTGAAGCTACAGCCCTGCGCCTGTAACG AAACCAATGCTTCCTGTAAAGTCTGCTGTCGGAGCAATGGCGGCGTCTGCACCCCCTATCAGAGCATATCaggacatttcctgtttctcagGAAGGGCAAACCCTGCACCGTGGGTTTCTGCGATGGAGCG GGAAAATGCATGAAGCAGGTGCAGGACGTGGTGGAGCGTCTGTGGGACTTCATCGATAAGCTGGACATCAACACGTTCGGGAAGTTTCTGGCTGATAACATCGTGGGCTCAGTGGTGGCGTTCTCACTGCTGTTCTGGGTTCCTTTCAGCATCCTGGTGCACTGTGTG GACCGGAAACTCGATAGGCAGTACGAGCAGACCACCAAGTCACTCCTGTTCCCCAGT AATGCTGAGCTCCTGAGCAGCCTGGATTCGGCGTCCGTTCGGATCTTCAAATCTCCGACGTTCTCTTCCGGCCCCCTTCGCTTTCATCCCAGTGGCCCCGAGCAAACTGGTGCTGACCCGGCCCACAGCCCACCTCCTCTGGACAGCCCCCGCATGGCCACCATCCACGAGGACCCCAGCTCGGACTCCCACCTGGACGAGGCGTCCCTTGACGAGGCGTTCGTACGTCCGGCAGGGGCGACGCGGCGCTCCTTCGAGGACCTGACAGAGAAGACGAGCCGCAGTGAGAAGGCGAAGGTGTTCAAACTGCAGAGGCAGCATCAGATCGACAGCAAGGAGACACAGTGCTGA
- the cpsf3 gene encoding cleavage and polyadenylation specificity factor subunit 3, whose translation MAAKRKPEATVPAEESDQLLIRPLGAGQEVGRSCIILEFKGRKIMLDCGIHPGLEGMDALPYIDLIDPAEIDLLLISHFHLDHCGALPWFLQKTSFKGRTFMTHATKAIYRWLLSDYVKVSNISADDMLYTETDLEDSMEKIETINFHEVKEVAGIKFWCYHAGHVLGAAMFMIEIAGVKLLYTGDFSRQEDRHLMAAEIPSVKPDILITESTYGTHIHEKREEREARFCNTVHDIVNREGRCLIPVFALGRAQELLLILDEYWQNHPELHDIPIYYASSLARKCMAVYQTYINAMNDKIRKAININNPFVFKHISNLKSMDHFDDIGPSVVMASPGMMQSGLSRELFESWCTDRRNGVIIAGYCVEGTLAKHIMTEPDEITTMSGQKLPLKMSVDYISFSAHTDYQQTSEFIRALKPPHVILVHGEQNEMARLKAALIREYEDNDEVHIEVHNPRNTEAVTLNFRGEKLAKVMGSLADKKCIQGQRVSGILVKRNFNYHILAPSDLSNYTDLSMGMVTQTQAIPYTGPISLLVSQLRNLSGDVEQVEGTEKITVRIFKSITMVHEASMVLLEWIANPLNDMYADAVTTVILEVQSNPNAQKFVEGKKESFDMDVFVERLALMLHDMFGDDCVNFKDGKNLSVTVDGVTASVDPETRSVSCAEDETLREMIEIAVHRLYDALSPAF comes from the exons ATGGCGGCTAAACGTAAACCCGAAGCGACGGTTCCGGCGGAGGAGAGCGACCAGCTGCTGATCCGCCCGCT ggGGGCCGGTCAGGAGGTGGGACGGTCCTGCATCATCCTGGAGTTCAAAGGCAGAAAGATCATG ctggaCTGTGGGATCCATCCTGGTCTGGAGGGGATGGACGCTCTGCCCTACATTGACCTGATCGACCCGGCTGAGATCGACCTGCTGCTCATCAGCCA CTTCCACCTGGACCACTGCGGCGCTCTGCCCTGGTTCCTGCAAAAGACCAGCTTTAAAGGTCGCACGTTCATGACACACGCCACCAAAGCCATCTACCGCTGGTTGCTGTCCGACTACGTCAAAGTCAG TAACATCTCAGCCGACGACATGCTGTACACGGAGACCGACCTGGAGGACAGCATGGAGAAGATCGAGACCATCAACTTCCATGAGGTGAAGGAGGTGGCCGGCATCAAGTTCTGGTGTTACCACGCCGGCCATGTCCTCGGAGCCGCCATGTTCATGATCGAGATCGCCGGCGTCAAG ctgttgTACACAGGTGATTTCTCCCGTCAGGAGGACAGACACCTGATGGCAGCAGAGATCCCGAGCGTGAAGCCGGACATCCTAATCACA GAGTCGACCTACGGCACTCACATCCACGAGAAGCGTGAGGAGAGGGAGGCTCGTTTCTGCAACACCGTCCACGACATCGTGAACAGGGAGGGCCGCTGCCTGATCCCCGTCTTCGCCCTTGGCCGGGCTCAGGAGCTGCTCCTCATCCTCG ACGAGTACTGGCAGAACCACCCGGAGCTCCACGACATCCCCATCTACTACGCCTCTTCTCTGGCCAGGAAGTGCATGGCTGTGTACCAGACCTACATCAACGCCATGAACGACAAGATCCGCAAGGCCATCAACATCAACAACCCCTTCGTCTTCAAGCACATCAGCAACCTCAAG agcatgGACCACTTTGATGATATCGGTCCCAGCGTGGTGATGGCGTCTCCTGGTATGATGCAGAGCGGCCTGTCCAGAGAGCTGTTTGAGAGCTGGTGCACCGACCGCAGGAACGGTGTCATAATCGCCGGATACTGCGTGGAGGGGACGCTCGCCAAG CACATCATGACAGAGCCCGATGAGATCACCACCATGTCGGGTCAGAAGCTTCCTCTGAAGATGTCGGTGGACTACATCTCCTTCTCAGCTCACACAGACTACCAGCAGACCAGCGAGTTCATCAGAGCCCTCAAACCTCCTCATGTG ATTCTCGTCCACGGCGAGCAGAACGAGATGGCGCGTCTGAAGGCGGCGTTGATCCGCGAGTATGAGGACAACGACGAGGTCCACATCGAGGTGCACAACCCAAGGAACACCGAGGCCGTCACACTCAACTTCAGAGGAGAGAAACTAGCCAAG GTGATGGGCTCCCTTGCCGACAAGAAGTGCATTCAGGGTCAGCGGGTCTCCGGGATCCTCGTCAAACGAAACTTCAACTATCACATCCTGGCGCCCTCTGACCTCTCCA ACTACACTGACCTGTCGATGGGAATGGTGACTCAGACGCAGGCCATCCCGTACACCGGACCCATCTCACTGCTGGTCAGCCAGCTGAGAAACCTCTCAG GCGATGTGGAGCAGGTGGAGGGAACCGAGAAAATCACCGTGAGGATCTTTAAGAGCATCACGATGGTTCATGAAGCCAGCATGGTGCTGCTAgag TGGATCGCCAATCCGCTCAACGACATGTACGCTGACGCCGTCACCACCGTCATCCTCGAGGTCCAGTCCAACCCCAACGCCCAGAAGT ttgtGGAGGGGAAGAAGGAAAGCTTCGACATGGACGTGTTTGTGGAAAGGCTTGCACTCATGCTGCA CGACATGTTTGGGGATGACTGCGTGAATTTCAAAGATGGTAAAAACCTCAGCGTGACCGTGGACGGCGTCACGGCATCCGTCGACCCAGAGACCAGA TCTGTGTCATGCGCAGAGGACGAGACTCTGAGGGAGATGATCGAAATTGCTGTCCACCGGCTCTATGACGCCCTAAGCCCTGCTTTCTGA
- the taf1b gene encoding TATA box-binding protein-associated factor RNA polymerase I subunit B isoform X1, whose product MDDEHTAEYTVPCAQCSAVDWGISDEGRFYCRSCHNVIERTREVVDLSFLKLSSRVSTIRGPRKKQAERGHVWMVCEGFQFILKNQADALLALGVSPQFKDDVLCPLWRCYLQKSRQAYTHDPVRSCKFRVRAVGSDSESASEAISCTDGESNPASTAGSNTENSGFWSGSSDTLTYLSARKKRSQSLLSMKKTLALIYLALVWSREALTLSDLLRLVNEGHIPYLNAYEQLPEEMKVTGKDSLIFIVETVPSHHAVHKEAETIIQFLQLPAFPPVSRQTLLHPALLSLRYLSDVNLPDELHPWVCRLLEHTGMMDQTLHTFDPHNHPTLPRYDLQAAALIIVTLKLFFCLDDMTEWHLSNDLGRPKDSGKVFNLRRWYKVMEAALIQAQERRDQNVSRKQWKSKKQIYPNKKEKCSMIKKQRIAEQVQLCFEKLTSCPSGLQDVGPSSFIFCWGDEEKSDGPSLHHMKLDEVVTHRCDFLTPLNDMYWHPALRRCLCYNSHYKEVEATLPRSFIWLLQLFAFMFDVKPFCLYEEVLSVERRIFDTRLYRGKSKADAGASAEAAGASPEAQASLNIRTSPRMTRTSPRMTRTSPRMTRTSPRMTRTSPRMTRTSPRMTRTSPRTAEVSLGNQASRRKRQRSRS is encoded by the exons ATGGATGACGAACATACG GCCGAGTACACGGTGCCCTGTGCCCAGTGTTCTGCGGTGGACTGGGGCATTTCGGACGAGGGTCGCTTCTACTGCAGGTCCTGCCACAACGTGATCGAG AGGACCCGGGAGGTGGTGGACCTGTCCTTCTTAAAGTTGTCCAGCAGGGTGTCAACCATCAGAGGACCCCGCAAGAAGCAGGCCG AGCGTGGTCACGTGTGGATGGTCTGCGAGGGTTTCCAGTTCATCCTGAAGAACCAGGCCGATGCTCTGCTCGCGCTCGGAGTCAGTCCTCAATTTAAG GACGACGTGCTGTGTCCTCTGTGGAGGTGTTACCTGCAGAAAAGTCGCCAGGCCTATACCCACGACCCTGTGAGGAGCTGCAAGTTCAGAGTG AGAGCCGTGGGTTCGGACTCGGAGAGCGCCAGCGAGGCAATCAGCTGCACAGACGGCGAGTCGAACCCAGCAAGCACAGCGGGCTCAAACACAG AGAACTCCGGTTTTTGGTCCGGCTCCTCGGACACCCTCACCTACCTGTCGGCCAGGAAGAAGCGGAGCCAGAGTCTGCTGAGCATGAAGAAGACACTGGCGCTGATCTACCTGGCTCTGGTATGGAGCCGTGAGGCGCTGACGCTCAGCGACCTGCTCAG GCTTGTGAATGAGGGTCACATCCCGTACTTGAACGCCTATGAGCAGCTTCCCGAGGAGATGAAAGTCACAGGGAAGGACTCCCTCATCTTCATAGTCGAG ACAGTCCCGTCTCATCACGCCGTTCATAAGGAGGCCGAGACTATCATTCAGTTCCTGCAGCTTCCTGCTTTTCCTCCAGTCAGTCGGCAGACCCTGCTGCACCCGGCGCTGCTCAGCCTCAGATACCTGTCCGACGTCAACCTGCCCG ATGAGCTCCACCCCTGGGTCTGCAGGCTGTTGGAGCACACCGGTATGATGGATCAAACGCTCCACACATTTGACCCGCACAATCACCCCACCCTGCCGCGGTATGACCTGCAAGCCGCTGCCCTCATCATCGTCACTCTGAAGCTGTTCTTTTGCCTGGATGACATGACCGAGTG GCATCTGTCCAATGACCTTGGACGACCGAAGGACTCAG GTAAGGTGTTTAACCTGAGGAGGTGGTACAAAGTGATGGAGGCCGCTCTGATTCAAGCTCAAGAGAGGAGAGACCAGAATGTCTCCAG GAAGCAGTGGAAGTCAAAGAAACAAATTTACCCGAACAAGAAGGAAAAGTGTTcgatgattaaaaaacaaa GAATCGCAGAGCAGGTCCAGCTGTGTTTCGAGAAGCTGACTTCCTGTCCGTCGGGGCTCCAGGACGTAGGACCATCGAGCTTCATATTCTGTTGGGGGGACGAGGAGAAATCGGACGGTCCCAGTCTGCACCACATGAAGCTGGACGAGGTCGTGACCCATAGATGCGACTTCCTGACTCCGCTGAACGACATGTACTGGCACCCAGCGCTCAGACGCTGCTT gtGCTACAACAGTCATTACAAGGAGGTGGAGGCAACGCTGCCACGCTCCTTCATCTGGCTGCTGCAGCTTTTCGCCTTCATGTTCGATGTGAAGCCGTTTTGCCTCTATGAGGAGGTGCTGAGTGTGGAGAGGAGGATCTTTGACACCAGACTGTACAGAGGGAAGAGCAAGGCTGATGCTGGGGCTTCAGCTGAGGCCGCCGGGGCTTCACCCGAGGCCCAGGCTTCACTCAACATCCGGACGTCACCAAGGATGACCCGGACGTCACCAAGGATGACCCGGACGTCACCAAGGATGACCCGGACGTCACCAAGGATGACCCGGACGTCACCAAGGATGACCCGGACGTCACCAAGGATGACCCGGACGTCACCCAGGACGGCTGAGGTTTCACTCGGGAACCAGGCTTCACGCAGGAAGCGGCAGAGAAGTAGGAGCTGA
- the adam17b gene encoding disintegrin and metalloproteinase domain-containing protein 17 isoform X2 produces MEKLVSFSALQRHFRLYLRTNDELFTSDFRAVVISEDGQERTYPVNRHNYFTGHVIGEENSRVQAHIEDDEFSAHILTDEAEYNVEPLWRFTSAPSDGRLIIYRSEDIRNISRLQQPSVCGYVTSDPSDLLPDSVRAAVVEEKEEEESAFRVKRHVHDHKKNTCPLLLVADHRFYKHMGREEESTTLNYLIELIDRVDDIYRNTSWGEGFSGYGVQIQQIIIEKDPTPVDPGKTHFNMKGSPVEGRDVWDVKKLLEHFSVDIAGKASNVCLAHLFTYQDFDEGTLGLAYVAPSKADIAGGLCSKASPSTLNEQGMIYLNTGLTSTKNYGKTILTKEADLVTTHELGHNFGAEHDPDKPECAPREDQGGKYVMYPIAVSGDHVNNKMFSDCSKRSIVKRLRLKAPSCFKERNINVCGNSRVEEGEECDPGLLHINSDLCCTRNCRLKAEAQCSDRNSACCRECRFEAKGVVCQEPIDATCKGHSYCTGNSSECPPPENAPDKTACLDSGECLNGECIPFCQAVLKLQPCACNETNASCKVCCRSNGGVCTPYQSISGHFLFLRKGKPCTVGFCDGAGKCMKQVQDVVERLWDFIDKLDINTFGKFLADNIVGSVVAFSLLFWVPFSILVHCVDRKLDRQYEQTTKSLLFPSNAELLSSLDSASVRIFKSPTFSSGPLRFHPSGPEQTGADPAHSPPPLDSPRMATIHEDPSSDSHLDEASLDEAFVRPAGATRRSFEDLTEKTSRSEKAKVFKLQRQHQIDSKETQC; encoded by the exons ATGGAGAAGCTGGTCAGCTTCAGCGCCCTGCAAAG GCATTTCAGACTCTACCTGAGGACCAACGACGAGCTCTTCACCAGCGACTTCAGAGCCGTGGTCATCAGCGAGGATGGCCAAGAGCGGACCTACCCGGTCAACAGGCACAACTACTTCACCGGACACGTCATCG GGGAGGAGAACTCCCGTGTTCAGGCGCACATCGAAGATGACGAGTTCTCCGCTCACATCCTGACTGATGAGGCCGAGTACAATGTTGAG CCTCTTTGGAGGTTCACGTCGGCGCCCTCTGACGGTCGCCTCATAATCTATCGCTCGGAAGACATCCGCAACATCagccgcctgcagcagccttCGGTCTGCGGCTacgtgacctctgaccccagTGACCTGCTCCCTGACAGCGTGAGAGCAGCTGTggtggaggaaaaggaggaagaaG AGTCGGCGTTCAGAGTGAAGCGTCACGTGCACGACCACAAGAAGAACACGTGTCCTCTGCTGCTGGTGGCCGACCATCGCTTTTACAAACACATGGGCCGTGAGGAGGAGAGCACAACCCTCAACTACCTG ATTGAGCTGATCGACCGTGTCGACGACATCTACAGAAACACGTCGTGGGGCGAGGGGTTCAGCGGGTACGGCGTCCAGATCCAGCAG ATCATCATCGAGAAGGATCCGACTCCTGTGGATCCCGGAAAAACTCACTTCAACATGAAGGGAAGTCCAGTGGAGGGCAGAGACGTTTGGGATGTGAAGAAGCTGCTAGAG CATTTCAGCGTGGACATCGCGGGGAAAGCCTCCAACGTCTGTCTCGCTCATCTCTTCACCTATCAGGACTTCGACGAGGGCACTCTGGGGCTCGCCTACGTCGCCCCGTCTAAAGCCGACATCGCTGGAGGCCTCTGCTCCAAAG CTAGTCCTTCGACCTTGAATGAGCAGGGAATGATCTACCTGAATACCGGCCTCACCAGCACCAAGAACTATGGCAAGACCATCCTGACCAAG GAAGCAGACCTGGTGACAACCCATGAACTTGGCCATAACTTCGGCGCAGAGCACGACCCGGATAAACCGGAGTGCGCCCCCCGAGAGGACCAGGGTGGGAAGTACGTCATGTATCCCATCGCCGTGAGCGGAGACcacgtcaacaacaag ATGTTCTCTGACTGCAGTAAGCGCTCCATCGTGAAGCGTCTCAGGTTGAAGGCGCCGTCCTGCTTTAAAGAGAGGAACATCAATGTGTGCGGGAACTCCCGGGTGGAGGAGGGCGAGGAGTGCGACCCAGGACTGCTGCACATCAACTCAGACCTCTGCTGCACGCGCAACTGCAGGCTGAAGGCCGAAGCTCAGTGCAG TGACAGGAACAGCGCCTGCTGCAGGGAGTGCAGGTTCGAGGCCAAAGGGGTGGTCTGTCAGGAGCCCATCGATGCCACATGTAAAGGACACTCGTACTGCACAG gaaacagcagcgagtgtcctcctccagaaaatgcTCCAGATAAGACAGCGTGTTTGGACAGTGGCGAGTGTTTGAATGGAGAGTGCATCCCCTTCTGTCAGGCCGTCCTGAAGCTACAGCCCTGCGCCTGTAACG AAACCAATGCTTCCTGTAAAGTCTGCTGTCGGAGCAATGGCGGCGTCTGCACCCCCTATCAGAGCATATCaggacatttcctgtttctcagGAAGGGCAAACCCTGCACCGTGGGTTTCTGCGATGGAGCG GGAAAATGCATGAAGCAGGTGCAGGACGTGGTGGAGCGTCTGTGGGACTTCATCGATAAGCTGGACATCAACACGTTCGGGAAGTTTCTGGCTGATAACATCGTGGGCTCAGTGGTGGCGTTCTCACTGCTGTTCTGGGTTCCTTTCAGCATCCTGGTGCACTGTGTG GACCGGAAACTCGATAGGCAGTACGAGCAGACCACCAAGTCACTCCTGTTCCCCAGT AATGCTGAGCTCCTGAGCAGCCTGGATTCGGCGTCCGTTCGGATCTTCAAATCTCCGACGTTCTCTTCCGGCCCCCTTCGCTTTCATCCCAGTGGCCCCGAGCAAACTGGTGCTGACCCGGCCCACAGCCCACCTCCTCTGGACAGCCCCCGCATGGCCACCATCCACGAGGACCCCAGCTCGGACTCCCACCTGGACGAGGCGTCCCTTGACGAGGCGTTCGTACGTCCGGCAGGGGCGACGCGGCGCTCCTTCGAGGACCTGACAGAGAAGACGAGCCGCAGTGAGAAGGCGAAGGTGTTCAAACTGCAGAGGCAGCATCAGATCGACAGCAAGGAGACACAGTGCTGA